In Nicotiana tabacum cultivar K326 chromosome 2, ASM71507v2, whole genome shotgun sequence, the following proteins share a genomic window:
- the LOC107759965 gene encoding gamma aminobutyrate transaminase 3, chloroplastic-like, with translation MAMISRLLRSTIKAAITAQGGFHTKHIPAVSSLQEHIVRNSTQARYNSTEASLQNDIPATDNRGFRGHDMLAPFTAGWQSTDVDPLIIEKSEGSYVYDIKGRKYLDTLAGLWCTALGGNEPRLVDAATKQLNTLPFYHSFWNRTTKPSLDLAKELLDMFTANKMAKAFFTNSGSEANDTQVKLVWYYNNALGRPNKKKFIARAKAYHGSTLISASLTGLPALHQKFDLPAPFVLHTDCPHYWRYHLPGETEEEFSTRLAKNLEDLILKEGPETIAAFIAEPVMGAGGVIPPPATYFDKIQAVVKKYDILFIADEVICAFGRLGTMFGCDKYNIKPDLVSLAKALSSAYMPIGAVLVSPEVSDVIYSQSNKLGSFSHGFTYSGHPVSCAVALEALKIYKERNIVEKVNRISPKFQEGLKAFSDSPIVGEIRGTGLILATEFADNKSPNDPFPPEWGIGAYFGAQCEKNGMLVRVAGDTIMMSPPFIVTPEELDELISIYGKALKETEKRVEEFKSRK, from the exons ATGGCCATGATTTCTCGTTTGCTTCGATCCACCATTAAAGCAGCTATCACCGCCCAG GGTGGTTTCCATACAAAACATATTCCAGCTGTCAGCAGTTTACAGGAGCATATAGTTCGGAATTCAACACAGGCAAGATATAATAGTACAGAGGCATCTTTGCAAAATGATATTCCAGCAACTGATAATAGAGG GTTTAGGGGTCATGATATGTTGGCACCCTTCACTGCTGGGTGGCAAAGTACTGATGTGGATCCTTTGATTATTGAGAAGTCTGAG GGATCCTATGTCTATGACATAAAAGGGAGAAAGTATCTTGATACTCTTGCTGGTTTGTGGTGCACAGCGTTAG GGGGAAACGAGCCTCGCCTTGTTGATGCTGCCACTAAGCAATTGAACACATTGCCCTTTTACCATTCATTTTGGAACCGTACTACAAAACCTTCTTTG GATCTTGCAAAGGAGCTTCTGGATATGTTTACTGCAAATAAAATGGCAAAAGCATTTTTTACAAATAGCGGATCAGAAGCCAATGATACCCAG GTGAAGCTGGTATGGTATTACAACAATGCTCTTGGAAGGCCTAACAAAAAGAAATTTATAGCTCGAGCAAAAGC ATATCATGGTTCAACTCTTATTTCTGCCAGTCTCACTGG TcttcctgcactgcatcaaaaattTGATCTTCCTGCTCCATTTGTACTGCACACTGACTGCCCTCATTATTGGCGCTATCATCTGCCAG GTGAGACGGAGGAGGAGTTCTCAACCAGGTTGGCTAAAAATCTGGAAGATCTTATCCTCAAAGAGGGGCCTGAAACA ATAGCTGCTTTCATTGCTGAACCAGTCATGGGGGCAGGAGGTGTCATACCTCCTCCAGCAACTTATTTTGACAAG ATCCAAGCTGTGGTGAAGAAATATGACATTCTTTTCATAGCGGATGAGGTCATCTGTGCCTTTGGGAGGCTTGGAACAATGTTTGGCTGTGACAAGTATAACATCAAGCCCGATCTTGTCTCCCTAGCCAAG GCTCTTTCTTCTGCATATATGCCAATTGGAGCTGTCCTTGTAAGCCCTGAAGTTTCTGATGTAATATATTCTCAAAGCAATAAACTTG GTTCCTTTTCTCATGGATTCACATATTCTGGGCATCCTGTGTCATGCGCGGTGGCATTGGAAGCTCTTAAGATCTACAA GGAACGAAATATTGTTGAGAAAGTAAATAGAATATCCCCAAAGTTCCAAGAAGGTCTGAAGGCGTTTTCTGACAGTCCCATAGTCGGAGAG ATTAGGGGAACTGGTTTGATCCTCGCAACGGAGTTTGCGGATAACAAATCTCCTAATGATCCTTTCCCTCCTGAATGGG GTATTGGTGCATATTTTGGAGCACAGTGTGAGAAGAATGGTATGTTGGTACGTGTTGCTGGTGATACCATAATGATGTCTCCACCATTTATAGTGACTCCAGAAGAACTTGATGAG TTGATTAGCATCTATGGGAAAGCATTAAAGGAAACTGAAAAAAGGGTGGAAGAATTCAAGTCTCGGAAGTAA